CAGGCCTAAGGAATAGCCCAGGTTTGCAGGACAGACCTTGCAGGGTCATTTTGCATACTTCTAATAGTGTGGACTGTGCCAGCCACACCTCCATGTTATAATTTGGCCAAACTGGCAGTGTTTTACCATCTCTTGAGCCATGTGCCCTGCTGTTAGGAGCAAGGTCTTTATAAGCTCCATGGTATAGGAACTGACCTCTACCTTTTGCAGGTGCTGCTTTAGCTAGAAAACAACCATACAATTGCCCATGTATGTTTGATACACTGTAGTGTCATGAGCTGTCATCATCTGGCTGTTGGTATGTCCACTAAATACTGGGGCTTCATCTGGTGAAACTACCACTGGTGTGATGCAGAGAGAATGTGGTTTAAGCTGAAACCACGATTTCACTGAGTGAAACCACTCAGTGCTGGATATATTGGCTGCAAGTCCACAGGTCAAGCGTGGCAGATAAATGTAGCTGGTACTGTTGGGCAATGGAGGGACAGGGAAACTCCAGCCTATTAATGTCATTACCTCTGCTTGTAGGAGGGATGAAGGGATACATACACTCCTATCCCATGAGCTGTGGCAGTCAAATGAATGTCCAGTAGGTGGTACAACAGCAGTGGAGGAATAGATGATTATCAATTGATATTGAATTGCTAAAGTCACAGCCAACACTCAGACATAGAATGCCATGGGTCCACTCACAGCAAtgaaaaaagaaggaaggaaagaagaactGGAATCCACCACAGCTTGGAAGGACAGAAATATAGCTGAAGCTTTGGTCACAAGCTGCACAGGATAGCTCAGAATCTACATCCTGGCATATGCAAAGGGATGTGGAGAAAAGGAGATGAAGTAACATGAAGATATCTATAGCAAACACTGTCACCATTTTTGATGTAACTTTGATGGTCTCGGCATGGGGCACACCACCAAGTGCATATCCATGTGTTAAACACTGCTTCTGGCAGTTAGAAAAGACAAAATAGAACCTTTTCATTGATCTGCTTTGTCTATATAAACTTTATCACAATCAATTGTAGCAGTAAATATTTCCCAAGAAGTGTGTTGGTACATGTCATGTCTGTCTCAGTACTGCCAACTTTTGCTACTCTACAGTTTGAGATGCCTCTGAAGTTCTCCTAAACACTTGCCCGTTTAAGAGTACACTTAAGTGCCTTTATATACACTTGTCCAGATCAGTAAACTGTTTATTTCCATTGATTATATTCTGTTTATAATATCTTTATTCAATGTAGAAACTGCATTGGCCAGAACGTTTGCTTTTGAACGAAATGAAAGTGGTCGTGGCTCTGACACTGAGGAAGTATGTCCTCATCAAAGATCCAGTTTGTACTCCAAAGATGATTCCTTGACTAGTGCTCAGATCTCTCAATGGTATGCACCTCAAGATCAGATTTGTGGAAAATGAACTTTGAGAAGATATAAATAGTATAGAATAAAATACTagtattttaaatgacatttgctaaattaattcataaatttaattccataaCTAAAGTGCATATAAACCTCATCATACAAATAGTAAGTAGTAATGAGTTTCtaataactattttttttaaattaaaatagcCTTTTTAATGATAGAAGTTTAATAATTTCTAACACCATTTTGAAAGCAGTTGTCTGAATTGTTTAATACATGGATGTAAAATATGCAACATTTTGTTTTATGCTGCACATAAGAGACAAAATCAGGAACACAAGATAAAATGTACTGttttgtgattaaaaaagaaaagcagcaaAATTTACTAGAACGTATTACATGTGTATTGCTGAAAGGTtcttgtaaaaatgttttgacGTGTTCAGCAGGAGGGAACGTTATTGTAAAGCTCTTAAGAACCATAATGCAGCATCTTGTATTGTCATACTGCTAGCAACTAAAGTCAAGCATTGCAGGCATATCATCTAATGTGTTGAACAGTCATTTCTATCTCgtgtaaaataattatttttctttccagaCCCTTGACTAAGttaaatgtctttttatgcCATTCATATGAAAATATAACTAGAAATCACAAACTGTGCTAACAGGAATCTAGAGAAATAAAGATGGAGTGGGCTATTTGCCTTGATGTATTCTTTCTTACGAGGTTTGCTGAGCTCCTCTGGAGCATAGGAGCCTGAGACAGAAGTGGGATTGCAACTAACCCTAACAGGTGGTATAGGAGACTATGGGGCTAAATCCACCTCTGCGTCTGAAATCACATAcagtgacagtacctactgcatggCCGTtgacagtacgtactaatcagtatgtgtgtagtcctgtttaaccaaggtttaatacttagaGCCGACGTGCTGTcttccacaatttttttttttttttttcttttttctgtgctCGACCACAccagtcctgttgcattatgggattttggCTCGTGTAGTGTCCATCGATTGCAAAATCTCACTGGAAGCAGTTTGCCATCTTGTGTATTCCTCACCTACTATTTCTCACCTGAGAATTTAGACTATATATTACTCCTCTTGTGTACTGCTTTTCTCATACAGGGTAGTTTATTTTGGACACAACCCACCTCTTGAGCAGGGTTAGGTGGAGGGAGTCCAGCCAGCACACAGCATGACCTTTATGGACAGCGGATGGTAGCTCtaatgtgttagtgtgttcaatataCCTAGAACATTACcaggataatttttttttttttccttctggtAATGGAGCAAGGGGGAAAAATTAAATTAGATGGGTGTGttggtttattttataatttgcATCACTGAATAAGCTAAAACACCCAACTTTACCTTTTAGCGTTGTCTGCATGAGGCCATTTTAATGCCTCTTGAACGTATAAAAACAATGTGTAATTATGAAACATAACCTGTGTACTCTAAACCCTGCAAGAAAGAATACATCAAGGCAAAAAGCCCACCCCATCTTTATTTCTCTAGCTTCCTGTTCACCCAGACTGATTTCTACTTATATTTTAGAGTAAAATAAGGTGGATTTGTACAATAGGTTATTTGGGCATAGCATACAAGCCAGAACTTATggacacacatttacatacatatgCTTAGCTTCTACAAGTGCACATCATTATACAAATCACTCTTCCGTTCCATCTGATTTGTACTCAAATATCCATTTGTACATGTAAAAGTGGTCAGCACTTGGTCGAGGCTAGACCAGTCAACTTCGATCCACAGTCATCACGGGTGGTTTGAGACGATGTAGTGGCCATCAATCCAATACAGCCACGAGAGTCTTTGGTAGTGTTTTTGCCAACTTGGAGACTTTGTCCTTAGATCTGGTGACTTTttagacccctttagcaactttaatataaaataatatgcaaattagtctatGATGGCTGAGAgtagcactttaaaaaaaaaaaagtatgcaaaTTAGTTTGACATCATCTTGCGACTTCTGGTGCCTTTTTGAGCGTGCTTGAGCTACTTTCTTCTGAAAAGAGTTGGAAGCACTGGCCTTTGTctgagctgtaaaaaaaaatttttttaattatttttatgtgCTTGAAGACATGGTGGCAGACCCCAATGGGTTGCTTGAGTTTTCACTGTAGCAGTTATCTGAAACAGTGTTCCAGTGCTGTTTCAAAATGACTGTCATTTAACCAGGCTTCCTTACTGACTGAAACTGCAGAATTCAAGATCAACACTATTTCATCTCGTCTTTATTTATGACAAACATGTAACAGTGCATTTCTTCACATTCTACTGTTAATCTCAGTGAATGTATAATAAAACAAGTTCTATTTGTCCAGAAATAAATAGGTTGTTCATTGAAACCCATGTGTTTCTGCATTTGTTAATTTTGGTATTCTGTTTAGTTTTGAGTTTGTGTAATTAAGTAATCACATTCTGTATTATATTATCTGCAGAAAGTACTTAACAAGCCAACTTTATAAAGCAAATATACTATAGACTAATACAAGCACATATTGCCTTATTtatcaaatacaaatatttttgctGATCCAAAAAACTTCAGTCAGACCTAATAaacgtgtattttttttaaaatctttttttgtttgtttgtaggaaTGCGTGTCATATTCAGCTGACACGAGAGGGCTGTAAGAATACTTATTGTCTAACAGATGTCAGTATAGAGCTGGCTGTCGGATGCTTCGATGTGCCGAATCATTTTCCCTTCAAATATGTTACTGTCTCAAAAGCTTCGTTGTGCTCATCACCTCTTTGCATAGGCTATTCTGAACATCCAGCCTAAACTGAATCCTTGCTTGAAGCAATCCCTAAACGAGGGCGAGGCTTCAGTATGCCCTTGCTTCACCTGAAGGTAGTGCGCTATATAACTTCTCCACACGTGCTTTGAAGCTCCAATAAAAGCTATTAGTAGTCATAGGCATCACAGACTAATTTGcatgttcttttcttttaaaataaagttgctacatttgcaaatctcataaacccatgttattcacagtagaacataaacatatcaaatgtttaaaatgaggaAACGTaccattttgagaaaaaaattaagtaattttgaatttgatggcagcaacacgtctcaacaaagttgggacgggggcaacaaaagactggaaaagtaagcattaataaagagaaacagctgcaggaacattttgcaactaataaGGTTAATTGGAGCAGTTtactacgtaactgaacatcagtaaaagaagacggcagtgttgtaattttgtatcttcagtgaacggagtgTTGTATTTGGACTATTAACTATGATGTTAAAAGTCCAATAGGAATCTCGCCTAGGACACCAAAATGGCCAGAAACAAGTGCCCTGGAATGCACGTATGGAGGAAGGGTCTAACTATGTAACTGCGTAGTCAACTACACTagtcccgtctctctctctgtgtgtgtgtgtgtgtgtgtgtgtgtgtgtgtgtgtgtgtgttctgcgcTCACTCACGTATTTAACAGTGGGGTGGTGGCGGTAACTCAATATGGAGCTCTATAGATATTTCGCGAAACTAACACCGTTTAACTTGGAAACATTTCACTTCTATCATGTGTTCGCAGTCTTGTGTATAATCTACATTTCAGCGGTGCTGATTAAATGGTCTATAAAGAGAAAGAGGTGGATGCGTGCCTTAGAGCAGTTTCCTGGACCTCCTGGCCACTGGCTTCTCGGACATGTTACAGAGGTAGGAGTGAATACAAAACGCTTCAAATCAGACTAAAATGTTTCGCTTCGGCGACTGAAAAAGATTTAATGGCAATTTCGCATACAGAGTGCAAGTtaaaccagtggttttcaaagtgggggccgccatttttcatgtgaaaaataaataaatacattactttctctttctcactttcagacaaccacacacacacacacacaatcaattcctaatctaatgtaaagatgcaagatgtaattattaataaataaaaaaagcgggatatattcagaagtctgtatttttaatgtgttttaaagacatcttgaaAAAGGGAGGccatgttaatgccatttggggggccttgccctggaaaactTTGGGAACCACTGAGTTAAACCACTATTAATAATGTGTCAGAATTCAAACATGCACGTGAAAATATAGCCGTGGACTACAGTAGCCTTATATCAATCttatttatatgtagacatATCAAATGTATAACAGTATATTACAGATTGTTTCATGTCATTTGAATGGTTGGCAACCAGAAAAGCCACACAGTGGGCTATAAAATAGTATTACAGAACATAATCCCTTACTTCTCTTGCCCAGAGACTCAGGAGAACAAATACAAACTTTTGTCAGTTAAGTTTATTAAGTTACTTCTAGGTAGGAGGTAGCTAGGTTACAGAGGTAGGAgtgaatacaaaacaaaaaagagtgtaacataaatatgaataatgtgtCAAAATTTAAACATGCTCGTGAAAATATAGCCGTGTACTACAGTATTTGTCGACTTATATCATATAGTATATTACAGATTCTTTCACTTACCTGAATGGTTTGCAAACGCAAAATCCACACAGTGGACTGGAAACTATTATTACAGAACTTAATCCCTTCCTTACTTCTCTTGTGCAGAGACTCAAATTCAACCCTTTGTCTATTCAGTTATTGAGATACTGCTTGCATTTAGCCTAAATGATTGTGCTGTCACAGAAAACACATTGTGTAATAAACTGAATGCTAGGCTGTGGCATTGTTAAACATACTGAAGCTATTTGAATATACTAGTAAATTGTGAATAACTTGCAATGCATGTATTCTTAGAAAAGAAATCTGGTGCACTACAATATTCCTATGTCTGTCCCTCTTTCAGAAAAATTCTTAAAGATTATATGTAGAATTCTGTGTATAACAATGTTGCTTCTTCATAGAAGGTTCCAAGTAGATCCCAAAAATCCATGAAACCTCTTTTTATTTAGAGTTTATCAGAGGATATGTAAATGCTGTGCTTCAAATTTCATGCTGTCGATATTTGTTTAAGATTGACCATGTTTTGCAGTTTAAGCAAGATGGAACAGATTTGGAGAAGATACCCAAATGGGGAGAACATTATCCCTTTGCTTTCCCAATGCAGTTTAGCCCAGATAGTATACATCTTTTTGTCCATCACCCAGCTTATGTCAAGCCCATTCTGGCAACAACAGGTAAAATCTTGTTTGCCTATAATTATAACAAACTATTTATGGTTTATTATACAACAAAACATGGTTCCATTCAATTAATTTGAACAAGTAGTGTTCCATGATTGCTGATTTTTAGTATAACAGCAATGGGgcatttcactgtttgtatcactcttgtctgtgtttgtgatctaaaattccaattctagcAGTAGTTTgttacattaaaaccatttctaCACTTACTACAGGCTGTAAGTCAGTCTGTGTGTTGGCATGGCAACACACGCAACTCTCTGTCCAGCTAATCTATTCTTATAATTAGAGAACTGCAAGAAAAGCAATCATGCTGTTATAACAAATATCAACATTGCCTTAATTACCTGCAGCTGAATCACAGCCATGCTCATATTCAGTATAACAGCTCTCTTGCTTGtgcaatattgcttaattaAATTATCTATGGTCATTTGATTGACTCCATGTATACAGACAGACCTTCTGTTTTGCTTTCTTGTTTCACAGGACCAAAGGACGACTTTGCATATAGATTCCTCATCCCTTGGATAGGTAATGTTGTACAAAGCTTTACATGTATATCTACAAACTAAATTAATAATACTGGCGATTCAGAGCTTATGAGTTACTCAGTAATTGGATTACACGGTAATCAACTACATCCCAAATTcctaaaaagttgggacattatggaaaatgtgaataaaaaagaggagtgatttgtaaatatactttgacttgtatttaaacaaaaaacgtttaaagacaaggtatttgatattttacctaatcaactgcatagctttttttttttttttttttttaagataaacatttattttaaaattgatgCATGAAAAATGCCATGCAAGgtgttccaaaaaagttaggATGGGGCAATTTAGGATTAATAGTGAtgtgtgacaagttgaaataagaaggcgatgtacagggtgaattgaattttaaaatgactctttttgtttacttttttgcattttccatactgtcccaactttttcagaattggggttataCTAGCTGTGAACAGTGATGGGTAGCGCACTCATTAACACTGCTGAAGTAAAGGTACTGttactgtaataaaatgttaacCCAAGCCTAATTGCATCGATTGGGATGCCTCCACCGCaaacaagtctagtccttcttattactaatttgtatgcctgaaatacccttaaaatatacttcaaaacaggaaggaagctattgaagaaaaactatttcctACATTTGACCTTTCTGTGACCTTGTCCcagtttggatcaattccaaaactTAAGTGAATTTGCTGGTTACACTGagaattccatataaatcctgtTTAACCACTCACCCACTTCGAGATACTGCATTAACGAGAATCTCGGACAGATGCACAGACACACGGATGGACCAAAGGCAAAAACTGTAGATACATGTATACAGAAAATGGGCTTCGAAATCCTGAAGATGAACATGTAAGTAACATATCTGTGtgacaaacaggaaggaaactattgaagaaaaactattacAGCCATTTGAtattgctgtgaccttgaccttgTATGGGTCAATttgaatcagttcatctgctggttacaatgataattccatataaatcctacaaacattcaaccacttgtTCTTGACATATGGCACTAACAAGAATCTCAGACAGATGCACAGATGGacaacataaaaacataatgcctccacagcatcaaaaaataatatttaaatatttgaaaagtggTGTCTGTACTTCAGACAGCTATTCTGTCTCTTCAGGTGAAGGTTTACTTGTTACTGCTGGACAGAAATGGTTTCGCCACAGACGACTCCTCACACCAGGATTCCATTATGAAATCCTAAAGCCTTATGTGAACGTAATGGCAGATTCAGCTAAAGCTATGCTGGTGAGTGAATCTTAAATTTGATAGCTATTTGTTAACTTGTAACATGCAagttaaacttttttatttgcttGATATGTGCAAACAGTGTGTTTTTTGAATAATCACTCTCTCTCAAAGGACAAGTGGGAAGTATATGCAAGAACAGGGCAGACCtttgaactttttcagcatgtTAGTCTGATGACACTGGACAGCATAATGAAGTGCGCGTTTAGCTGCCAAAGCAACTGTCAGACAGAGAGGTGGGTTAAATGCAGAAAACTTCACTGAACGTAATTAATATGAATGTAAGTCAAGTTCTATTTATCAAACCAATCTCCTTTCAGAAGATCCAACCCATACATAAAGGCAGTGTATGAACTGTGCTACCTGGTGAACTTACGGTTTCGCGTCTTTCCATATCACAATGACATCGTCTTTCACATGAGTCCACATGGCTACAGATACAGAAACGCATGCAAAATTGCACACAGCCATACAGGTATATGCGAGTGAAATTGGTCAGACAGTTGGAGGCTGCTATTAATTTAACCTATTAAAATCTGGCCTTTTGTCCTTGCAGATGAAGTCATaagacagagaaaagaaatcttaaataagaagaagaaccaGGATAATGTTCCAGAGAAGAGATGTTTAGACTTTCTGGATATCCTTCTATGTGCTCGTGTATGTCGTCACCACTACATTCTTGTTTCTCTTTATCATCGTAGATGATGAAACCATAGTATGTGCTACAAACGTTAATTTGCTACATTCAATACAGGGGTGCTTAAACAAAACACTGGGCTACTGATGGGATGCTGTTCTGTTTTGTTGAGCCAGTGACTGGCTCTGAAAACACAACAATCCTGTAAACATCACTGAATGGGTTCATGTTCTGGGCCATGTAATGTGACACTCAAGCCTCATACTCAGTCATACACACTGCTATAAATATTCTCCAATGGTTAGGAGTGGGCCACTGCATAGAGCAAAAGTGATTTCTTGCCTCTACTCCTTTTAAAGTATTTGGAACGATTAACACATTTGTAGCTTAAGCTTAAGAGTTTTCAGGCAGGGTACTGGTTTATGTTAAATACTCATTAAATGGAATAGTAAAGACTTTACTCCCAGTGTCATTTGTTTATAGTTCAACAGATTAAATAAGGTAATTAATTATGCTATGAACTACGTTCACAGTAAAAAATGTACTGTAGAAAAAGTTATTACTTTCTGTGCATGGTCGACCGTGTAAAGGTAGTTTTCGAAAAACACTGGTGATGCAGTATGCATGTATTTTGCTGAAAATCATGagtaaattgaaaaaaaaacccaacatactagttttgcagcattttatcttaaatatacttatatacttTTCATGATTTGTAGCAATTCATACTTTTCATATTCTAACTTTTTTTTGGTGTATTTATTAGTGATTTGTAGATTGTTTGCATTAATGTGTCGTCATAAATACTTCTCAAGTTTTacatgtaaagcactttgagattttgtacacaaaatataattcatgaatataataataacaacaaaaacaacccggagacaaaaatttttttttttcttgatttatAGGACGAGCAGCAGCAGGGTTTGTCTGATGAAGCCATCCGAGCAGAGGTGGACACTTTTATGTTTGAGGGACACGACACTACTGCCAGTGgcatctcctggatcttctacAGCATGGCCTGCAACCCTGATCATCAGCAGAAGTGCAGAGAGGAGATCCAGCAAGTGCTGATGGGAAAGGATACTATCGAGTGGTACAGTTATTAGCATTATGAATATAATGACGTTAGTAAGACATCAGACATCTAATTATTATAAGCAAAATGCTTATGTTTATTGATCATCTGTCCCTATTAGCAACTTCATCAATCCCAGACAGACCAAATTGTGTTCCATTTCTATTGTTCTAGCacccatttctgtttttttttccctgtatgtTTATTTGACTGTGTGGATTTTAGGGAAGACCTCAGTAAAATACCATATACCACAATGTGCATTAAGGAATCCCTGCGCATGTACCCTCCTGTTCCAGGAATGGGAAGGAAGTTGTCCCAACCTATTACTTTTCCTGATGGAAGAACTGTTCCTGCAGGTACGTTTTCTCCCTTTGTGATAATATGGGTTCTAAAACTATGGAACTGTAGAATTGTAGACATTTTAACAGATTAGAATGAGTTTGCAAGTGGCTATGATCTAGCATCATATACTAATATTACTTTGTGGATATCATTGCTCCACACTGAAAACATAAGTAACATACAGTAAGCAAATTGATaattcatactgtatattttatttctacaaagaatcacattttattaaaagtagagaacatttaatcttccatatcatattttcactttttattgCTGCCTGATTCATCTGGGTCCGGCTCAACAAATTTTATGAAACATTATTATGCAATCCCCTATGGAGACTTTAATTACACAATAAAGGTTCTCAGTATCACTTTGTATGACCTTTACCTTAGAGGTAATCTGGTGAAACATTAACCAAGTTGTCTGCTTTTCTGTGACCTGCTGCATGCACCATGACTATAGAATAAAATCTAAGATATAATCCCAGAGTATGTACTAGTTGAaccataaaatgtttattttttctctatAGGTCTACTTATTGGAATCAGTATTTATGGAATTCATCACAACCCTACAGTTTGGGAGAATCCAAAGGTATAAACACACAGTCTTACCTCTTGTAGAATCTGCTTGTGCACAAGCAGTGTTTAGGTTCAACTTTTAttgctacaattttttttttccatctgtaaGCCTCGATAAAGTATTTACACCTTTATTCCTTTACcacatagaatcaaaagtgATATTTTCTGTGTATAAAGGGAAAGAGTAATTATtgggtggttgttgttg
This genomic window from Ictalurus punctatus breed USDA103 chromosome 1, Coco_2.0, whole genome shotgun sequence contains:
- the LOC108269368 gene encoding cytochrome P450 4A6 isoform X2, which gives rise to MELYRYFAKLTPFNLETFHFYHVFAVLCIIYISAVLIKWSIKRKRWMRALEQFPGPPGHWLLGHVTEFKQDGTDLEKIPKWGEHYPFAFPMQFSPDSIHLFVHHPAYVKPILATTGPKDDFAYRFLIPWIGEGLLVTAGQKWFRHRRLLTPGFHYEILKPYVNVMADSAKAMLDKWEVYARTGQTFELFQHVSLMTLDSIMKCAFSCQSNCQTERSNPYIKAVYELCYLVNLRFRVFPYHNDIVFHMSPHGYRYRNACKIAHSHTDEVIRQRKEILNKKKNQDNVPEKRCLDFLDILLCARDEQQQGLSDEAIRAEVDTFMFEGHDTTASGISWIFYSMACNPDHQQKCREEIQQVLMGKDTIEWEDLSKIPYTTMCIKESLRMYPPVPGMGRKLSQPITFPDGRTVPAGLLIGISIYGIHHNPTVWENPKVFDPLRFLPENIAKRSPHAFVPFSAGPRNCIGQNFALNEMKVVVALTLRKYVLIKDPVHTPKMIPRLVLRSLNGIHLKIRLVENEP
- the LOC108269368 gene encoding cytochrome P450 4A6 isoform X1, whose protein sequence is MELYRYFAKLTPFNLETFHFYHVFAVLCIIYISAVLIKWSIKRKRWMRALEQFPGPPGHWLLGHVTEFKQDGTDLEKIPKWGEHYPFAFPMQFSPDSIHLFVHHPAYVKPILATTGPKDDFAYRFLIPWIGEGLLVTAGQKWFRHRRLLTPGFHYEILKPYVNVMADSAKAMLDKWEVYARTGQTFELFQHVSLMTLDSIMKCAFSCQSNCQTERRSNPYIKAVYELCYLVNLRFRVFPYHNDIVFHMSPHGYRYRNACKIAHSHTDEVIRQRKEILNKKKNQDNVPEKRCLDFLDILLCARDEQQQGLSDEAIRAEVDTFMFEGHDTTASGISWIFYSMACNPDHQQKCREEIQQVLMGKDTIEWEDLSKIPYTTMCIKESLRMYPPVPGMGRKLSQPITFPDGRTVPAGLLIGISIYGIHHNPTVWENPKVFDPLRFLPENIAKRSPHAFVPFSAGPRNCIGQNFALNEMKVVVALTLRKYVLIKDPVHTPKMIPRLVLRSLNGIHLKIRLVENEP